The following proteins are encoded in a genomic region of Nonomuraea muscovyensis:
- a CDS encoding Tn3 family transposase, with translation MEHDSPTLLFNLAREYLMAAKVIRPGALVLAKMVGTARKGAADLTSQLVGHLLAAEVRADLERMLLVDAGLGMTRLEWLVTPARDASATSVKAAIDKLTWLRAIDAHQMDVSVLPNERRRFLAQVARRSTNQGLERRKERKFPILLAFVAQAVIDQLDEVVALFDQAVSARESRAKSKTDEALIERAKKGETRQLLMDMILPTLADPSIPDDEVGGMLRERIGMQRLREITSDAWKPLPRDHGRLSELESSYTYLRQFTPIVLAAIDFQGGPGTGELMEAVALLKELNRTSGRKVPAGAPTGFVPAKYADYLDKARKSGQDTAYRHYWELCVILCLRDGLRSGDVFVPGSRRYADPATYLYTPEQWTPKQAEYCRLVGKPANASDALEQGKQELHAALAELEQTLAGASSDDAGTVRLDEEAHLVVPPLSAEDVPAEAKELRDELAAMLPFAPIASLLIELDARTGFLDCFTHAGGRKLAKSAETKRNILAVLIAMATNLGLARMSDACGVSYDVLAWTMEWYVREETLREANTVIVDRHYQLELAKVFGGGTMSSSDGQRFPVRGKTLTGRNMVIHGGQVLSTYTHVSDQWSTYRTKIIVPTAREAHFVLDDFLGNATDLPIAEHATDTHGATLINFALFDLVGKALTPRMRDLTRVTLVRDDTPTEIAKRYPARATARAEADALTRPAPRSMKGDGAGSRGGPRPGAGHPLVLTARSGVSATMSWSVP, from the coding sequence ATGGAGCATGACTCGCCGACGTTGCTGTTCAACCTGGCGCGCGAGTATCTGATGGCGGCCAAGGTGATCCGGCCTGGCGCGCTGGTTCTGGCCAAGATGGTCGGCACGGCCCGCAAGGGCGCCGCCGATCTGACCTCGCAGCTGGTGGGGCACCTGCTGGCCGCTGAGGTCCGCGCCGACCTGGAGCGGATGCTGCTGGTGGATGCGGGGCTGGGGATGACCCGGCTGGAGTGGCTGGTCACCCCGGCCAGGGACGCCTCGGCGACATCGGTGAAGGCCGCGATCGACAAGCTGACCTGGCTGCGCGCGATCGACGCCCACCAGATGGATGTGTCGGTGCTGCCGAACGAGCGCCGCCGGTTCCTGGCCCAGGTCGCACGCCGCTCGACCAACCAGGGCCTGGAGCGGCGCAAGGAGCGCAAGTTCCCGATCCTGCTGGCGTTCGTGGCCCAAGCCGTCATCGACCAGCTCGATGAGGTGGTGGCCCTGTTCGACCAGGCCGTCTCGGCGCGGGAGTCACGGGCGAAGTCCAAGACCGACGAGGCGCTAATCGAGCGGGCCAAGAAGGGCGAGACACGGCAGCTGCTGATGGACATGATCCTGCCCACGCTGGCCGACCCGTCGATCCCCGACGATGAGGTGGGCGGGATGCTGCGCGAGCGGATCGGCATGCAGCGACTGCGGGAGATCACCTCCGATGCGTGGAAGCCGCTGCCCAGGGATCACGGCCGGCTGTCGGAGCTGGAGTCCTCCTACACCTACCTGCGTCAGTTCACCCCGATCGTGCTGGCCGCGATCGACTTCCAGGGCGGGCCGGGCACGGGCGAGCTGATGGAGGCGGTGGCCCTGTTGAAGGAGCTGAACCGGACCAGTGGTCGCAAGGTGCCTGCAGGTGCGCCGACCGGCTTCGTGCCCGCCAAGTACGCCGACTACCTCGACAAGGCCCGCAAGTCCGGTCAGGACACCGCGTACCGGCATTACTGGGAGCTCTGCGTGATCTTGTGCCTGCGCGACGGGCTGCGCAGCGGGGATGTGTTCGTGCCCGGCTCGCGCCGCTACGCCGACCCGGCCACCTACCTGTACACCCCCGAGCAGTGGACGCCCAAACAAGCCGAGTACTGCCGCCTGGTGGGCAAACCCGCCAACGCGAGCGACGCGCTGGAGCAGGGCAAGCAGGAGTTGCACGCCGCCCTGGCGGAGCTGGAGCAGACGCTGGCCGGCGCCTCATCGGACGACGCCGGCACGGTCCGGCTGGATGAGGAGGCGCATCTGGTGGTACCGCCGCTGTCGGCCGAGGACGTGCCAGCGGAGGCCAAGGAGCTGAGGGACGAGCTGGCCGCGATGCTGCCGTTCGCGCCGATCGCCTCGCTGCTGATCGAGCTGGACGCCCGCACCGGCTTTCTGGACTGCTTCACCCACGCCGGCGGGCGCAAGCTGGCCAAGTCGGCGGAGACCAAGCGCAACATCCTCGCTGTGCTGATCGCGATGGCCACGAATCTGGGCCTGGCCCGGATGTCGGATGCCTGTGGGGTGTCGTATGACGTGCTGGCCTGGACGATGGAGTGGTACGTGCGGGAGGAGACGCTACGCGAGGCCAACACGGTCATCGTCGATCGCCACTATCAGTTGGAGCTGGCCAAGGTGTTCGGCGGCGGCACCATGAGCTCGTCGGACGGCCAGCGTTTCCCGGTCCGGGGTAAGACTCTGACCGGCCGGAACATGGTCATCCACGGCGGTCAGGTGCTGTCGACCTACACCCACGTCTCGGATCAGTGGTCGACCTACCGCACGAAGATCATCGTGCCGACGGCGCGGGAGGCGCACTTCGTCCTGGACGACTTCCTGGGCAACGCGACCGACCTTCCGATCGCCGAGCACGCGACCGACACTCACGGCGCGACCTTGATCAACTTTGCGCTGTTCGACCTGGTCGGCAAGGCCCTCACCCCGAGGATGCGGGACCTGACCCGGGTCACCCTGGTCCGTGACGACACCCCGACCGAGATCGCCAAGCGCTACCCAGCCCGCGCAACTGCGCGAGCTGAGGCTGACGCCCTGACACGCCCTGCGCCGCGCTCTATGAAGGGAGATGGCGCAGGCTCTAGGGGTGGCCCGCGCCCGGGCGCGGGCCACCCCCTCGTGCTTACGGCCCGTTCTGGGGTGAGCGCGACGATGAGTTGGAGCGTGCCGTAG
- a CDS encoding MDR family MFS transporter — MDRSLRTGVIGVMLGMITAPLDGMMLGPALPTIVRDLGGLEYFSWVATAYLICMAASTPIWGKLGDLYGRKAVYMASIVVFLLGSGLSGMAADMTQLVGFRMVQGLGAGGLMTGALALIGELVPPRHSGRLMGLFGTMMPIAFIAGPLLGGLFAERLGWRWAFFVNLPVGALALLLIGAAVRLEPRRIRARIDYLGALLLTVALVALSLVASWGGTRHAWASTPILALILIGSAALVALVFAERRAAEPIVPLRLFADRNFTLAQVIRFLGGVGMVVAATFLPQYMQLVQGASPTASGLLILPSMLGMVAVLIGTGRLISRTGRYRIYPILGGATVAAGMLVLLFLRPGANLALACALTLIGGIGVGLLMQSTTIITLNSAEPRDMGAASGSVTLWHTMGASLGVAALGALYTARLQDTLVERLGAETGTRIASSQLTPDALAHLPVSAQEAVHLAVSSGIHAMALGAAGLGVLAFALAWFIREVPLRERAPSAEPAAAAA, encoded by the coding sequence GTGGATCGATCACTTCGAACGGGCGTGATCGGCGTGATGCTGGGCATGATCACAGCCCCGCTCGACGGCATGATGCTCGGGCCCGCGCTGCCGACGATCGTGCGGGATCTCGGCGGCCTGGAGTACTTCTCCTGGGTGGCGACGGCCTACCTGATCTGCATGGCCGCCTCGACACCGATCTGGGGGAAACTCGGCGACCTGTACGGCCGCAAGGCGGTCTACATGGCCTCGATCGTGGTCTTCCTGCTGGGATCCGGGCTGTCGGGGATGGCGGCCGACATGACCCAGCTCGTCGGCTTCCGGATGGTGCAGGGGCTGGGCGCGGGAGGCCTGATGACCGGGGCTCTGGCGCTGATCGGCGAGCTGGTGCCGCCCCGGCACAGCGGCAGGCTCATGGGGCTGTTCGGGACGATGATGCCGATCGCCTTCATCGCCGGGCCGCTGCTCGGTGGCCTGTTCGCCGAGCGACTGGGCTGGCGGTGGGCGTTCTTCGTCAATCTCCCCGTCGGCGCGCTCGCCCTGCTGCTCATCGGCGCCGCCGTACGGCTGGAGCCGCGCCGGATCAGGGCGCGGATCGACTACCTGGGGGCGCTGCTGCTGACGGTGGCGCTGGTGGCGCTGAGCCTGGTCGCCAGCTGGGGCGGCACCCGGCACGCCTGGGCTTCGACCCCGATCCTCGCTCTGATCCTGATCGGGTCGGCGGCGCTGGTCGCCCTGGTGTTCGCGGAGCGGCGCGCGGCCGAACCGATCGTCCCGCTGCGGCTGTTCGCCGACCGCAACTTCACCCTCGCCCAGGTCATCCGCTTCCTGGGCGGCGTCGGCATGGTGGTCGCGGCCACCTTCCTGCCGCAGTACATGCAGCTGGTGCAGGGCGCCTCACCGACCGCCAGCGGCCTGCTGATCCTGCCCTCGATGCTGGGCATGGTCGCCGTGCTGATCGGCACCGGCCGGCTCATCAGCCGCACCGGCCGCTACCGGATCTACCCGATCCTCGGCGGCGCCACCGTGGCCGCCGGCATGCTCGTGCTGCTCTTCCTGCGGCCCGGCGCCAACCTGGCACTCGCCTGCGCTCTGACGCTGATCGGCGGCATCGGCGTGGGCCTGCTGATGCAGTCCACCACGATCATCACCCTCAACAGCGCCGAGCCGCGCGACATGGGGGCGGCCAGCGGCTCGGTCACCCTCTGGCACACCATGGGCGCCTCGCTGGGCGTGGCCGCCCTCGGCGCCCTGTACACCGCCCGGCTGCAGGACACGCTCGTCGAGCGCCTCGGCGCGGAGACCGGCACCCGGATCGCCTCCAGCCAGCTGACCCCCGACGCGCTCGCCCACCTCCCGGTCTCCGCACAGGAGGCGGTTCACCTCGCCGTCTCCAGCGGCATCCACGCCATGGCCCTCGGCGCGGCGGGGCTGGGCGTCCTCGCCTTCGCGCTGGCCTGGTTCATCCGCGAGGTCCCGTTGCGCGAGCGGGCCCCGTCCGCCGAACCCGCCGCCGCGGCCGCATGA
- a CDS encoding tyrosine-type recombinase/integrase produces MSVVAFPGQPSQPDPATGSTTAAAVERFLDSITAATTRAGYAQTLTRLTAVVGPQHLVAALAPEHYAAVMNRWHTAAAATWNRHLSALCSFTAWAQRQELLAANPARRLERRKSARRGDRAIPRTRLDALFTDPTHALRERVLWRLLYDTAARAEEILTLNVEDLDLEFRRARVVSKGGAIEYVHWATPTARLLPRLLGGRTTGPVFLADRRAPASGRRAPAADDIDPVTKRGRLSYPRAEYLFKTASAKLDPHHQGWTLHQLRHSALQHLAPAAPCPNCRPRAATSTWPASAATYAWAKRPPPASPPKQTPPGAAAFAELKPPSR; encoded by the coding sequence ATGTCCGTCGTGGCCTTCCCCGGCCAGCCGAGCCAGCCCGACCCGGCCACCGGCTCGACGACCGCGGCCGCCGTCGAGCGCTTTCTCGACTCCATCACCGCGGCCACCACCCGCGCCGGCTACGCCCAGACCCTCACCCGGCTGACCGCCGTGGTCGGCCCGCAGCATCTCGTCGCCGCGCTGGCCCCCGAGCACTACGCCGCGGTCATGAACCGCTGGCACACCGCAGCCGCCGCGACCTGGAACCGGCACCTGTCCGCCTTGTGCTCCTTCACCGCCTGGGCCCAGCGCCAGGAGCTCCTGGCCGCTAATCCCGCCCGTCGGCTGGAGCGCCGCAAGAGCGCCCGCCGCGGCGACCGCGCCATCCCGCGCACCCGGCTGGACGCGCTCTTCACCGACCCCACGCACGCTCTGCGCGAGCGGGTCCTGTGGCGGCTCCTGTACGACACGGCCGCCCGCGCCGAGGAAATCCTCACCCTCAACGTCGAGGACCTCGATCTGGAGTTCCGCCGCGCTCGCGTCGTCTCCAAGGGCGGCGCCATCGAGTACGTGCACTGGGCCACCCCCACCGCCCGGCTGCTGCCCCGCCTGCTGGGTGGCCGCACCACGGGGCCGGTGTTCCTGGCCGACCGGCGCGCCCCCGCCTCCGGCCGCCGCGCGCCAGCGGCCGACGACATCGACCCGGTCACCAAACGCGGCCGACTGTCCTACCCGCGCGCCGAATACCTGTTCAAGACCGCCTCGGCCAAGCTCGACCCGCACCACCAGGGGTGGACCCTGCACCAGCTCCGCCACTCGGCGCTGCAGCACCTCGCGCCGGCCGCACCGTGCCCGAACTGCAGGCCAAGAGCCGCCACCAGCACCTGGCCAGCCTCGGCCGCTACGTACGCCTGGGCGAAGAGACCTCCGCCCGCATCACCGCCGAAGCAGACCCCGCCCGGCGCCGCCGCATTCGCTGAACTCAAGCCCCCATCACGATGA
- a CDS encoding alpha/beta fold hydrolase produces the protein MKKTIIAVLGTMLLPVAAATPAVADTELSWQDCGDGLQCDRITVPADWAAPNGKQITLGLAKLPARDPATRMGTIVLNMGGPAQQISILRQIKGTFADLTQWFDVVLFDPRGFEASTEVRCPNPAPNPTNGEWVFTNRAAFAQYTKQNHRFGLGCAEAAGPLAGNLNTWQGARDLEAVRVALGERKLNYFGNSYGGVLGVAYAEYFPSRVGRMYLDSPIDHTNRSWDEWVLARAKVKEDNLHRFAEWCATDRSCALHGRDVLKVWDEVMARATKRPIPAPGAGAGATASAALIASRATVSFDATWPELAKSLTEADAGDATRFAKPFAGAPDPDLSRITMCADFPFPTAYREVKAMEARLRKTAPRIGWTMAWPMADLCTGLPKKTSYPPHPIRPRGLPPILIANGAYDDTAAPAYGRRIAAQLDGARYLAAKGGHALYWSGNPCVRDHVHRYLTTGQLPPTGTTCGPASS, from the coding sequence ATGAAGAAGACGATCATTGCCGTGCTCGGCACAATGCTGCTCCCCGTAGCAGCGGCGACGCCCGCGGTGGCGGATACCGAGCTGTCCTGGCAGGACTGCGGAGACGGCCTGCAATGCGACCGGATCACCGTGCCCGCCGACTGGGCCGCCCCCAATGGGAAGCAGATCACGCTGGGGCTCGCCAAGCTTCCCGCGCGTGACCCGGCCACCAGGATGGGCACGATTGTCCTCAACATGGGCGGTCCCGCCCAGCAGATCTCGATCCTGCGCCAGATAAAGGGCACCTTCGCCGACCTGACCCAATGGTTCGACGTGGTGCTCTTCGACCCGCGCGGGTTCGAGGCGAGCACCGAGGTGCGCTGCCCCAACCCGGCGCCGAATCCCACCAACGGGGAGTGGGTGTTCACCAACCGCGCCGCCTTCGCCCAGTACACAAAGCAGAACCACCGCTTCGGCTTGGGATGCGCCGAAGCCGCCGGCCCGCTCGCGGGCAACCTGAACACCTGGCAAGGGGCCCGCGACCTGGAGGCGGTCCGGGTGGCGCTGGGCGAGCGGAAGCTGAACTACTTCGGCAACTCCTACGGCGGCGTCCTCGGTGTGGCCTACGCCGAGTACTTCCCGTCCCGCGTCGGCCGCATGTATCTGGACAGTCCGATCGACCACACCAACCGGTCGTGGGACGAATGGGTCCTGGCCAGAGCGAAGGTCAAGGAAGACAACCTGCACCGCTTCGCCGAGTGGTGCGCCACCGACCGGAGTTGCGCGCTCCACGGCCGCGACGTGCTCAAGGTGTGGGACGAGGTCATGGCCCGCGCCACCAAGCGGCCGATCCCCGCGCCCGGTGCCGGAGCGGGCGCCACGGCCAGCGCTGCCCTCATCGCCTCCCGCGCGACTGTCTCGTTCGACGCGACGTGGCCCGAGTTGGCCAAGTCCCTGACCGAGGCGGACGCGGGCGACGCCACCCGGTTCGCCAAGCCGTTCGCCGGGGCGCCCGACCCGGACCTCAGCAGGATCACGATGTGCGCCGACTTCCCGTTCCCGACCGCATACCGTGAGGTCAAAGCCATGGAGGCACGGCTGAGAAAGACCGCGCCGCGCATCGGCTGGACCATGGCCTGGCCGATGGCCGACCTCTGCACCGGACTCCCGAAGAAGACCTCCTACCCGCCCCATCCGATTCGCCCACGCGGCCTGCCGCCGATCCTGATCGCCAACGGCGCGTACGACGACACGGCGGCGCCCGCGTACGGACGCCGGATCGCCGCGCAACTCGACGGCGCCCGTTACCTCGCGGCCAAGGGCGGTCACGCGCTCTACTGGAGCGGCAACCCCTGCGTCCGCGACCACGTGCACCGCTACCTGACCACCGGGCAACTCCCGCCCACGGGCACGACCTGCGGTCCGGCATCATCGTGA
- a CDS encoding NAD(P)-binding domain-containing protein has protein sequence MFLSPRGARTAAELSVRYEGVQVCADNQEVVDRSEVVIIAVRRQDRHEALAGLRGRATSWWST, from the coding sequence GTGTTCCTCTCCCCTCGGGGGGCGCGCACGGCCGCTGAGCTGTCCGTGCGCTACGAGGGTGTACAGGTGTGCGCCGACAACCAGGAGGTGGTGGACCGTTCCGAGGTGGTGATCATCGCCGTACGCCGCCAGGACCGGCACGAGGCGCTCGCCGGCTTGAGGGGGAGGGCGACAAGCTGGTGGTCAACGTGA
- a CDS encoding DUF4158 domain-containing protein, translated as MSEKMFSEEQLEQLRSFPEISADELIRYFTPTSADVAFVDPGRGRRSVDQLGMLVQLCTLPWLGFVPDDVASAPPAAVARVAERLGVSPAALSLYGHRAQTRSDHLGQVAKYLEWQTAPAGSRAGTVPAGSGDGA; from the coding sequence TTGTCAGAGAAGATGTTCTCCGAGGAGCAGTTGGAGCAGCTGCGCTCGTTCCCGGAGATCAGCGCAGATGAGTTGATCCGGTACTTCACGCCGACGTCGGCTGACGTGGCGTTCGTCGATCCAGGTCGTGGGCGGCGCTCAGTGGACCAGTTGGGCATGCTGGTTCAGCTCTGTACGCTGCCGTGGCTCGGGTTCGTGCCCGACGATGTGGCCTCGGCGCCGCCGGCGGCGGTGGCCCGGGTCGCCGAGCGGCTGGGCGTGTCGCCGGCGGCGTTGTCGTTGTACGGGCACCGAGCGCAGACCCGCTCGGACCATCTGGGCCAGGTCGCCAAGTATCTGGAGTGGCAGACCGCCCCGGCGGGCAGTCGAGCTGGAACAGTTCCTGCTGGATCGGGCGATGGAGCATGA
- a CDS encoding SDR family oxidoreductase: MIDSPQRLAVIVGSVRDGRLGPTVATWFAGQAAARPDLDVDVIDLADVPIGAAAPSMSAPEPVLRALGELTARLAAADAFVVVTPEYNHSYPAALKNAIDWHNQQFHAKPVAFVSYGGISGGLRAVEHLRAVFAELHAVTTRDTVSFHGVWECFDGSGQPKDPVGPAAAAKTLLDQVTWWARILREARATTPTPHEEKGVIMMGLTGKTALVTGASRGIGRAIATRLAREGARVAVHYGSDHAAAKDTVATIEAAGGVAFSVQAKLGAPGDAEALWAGFDAHADGLDILVNNAGILGDQTEIDGVTREGFEHLFAVNTTAPFFITQQAVPRLRDSGRIITVGTMLTRGAAMPRAIDYAMSKAALDVLTTALAKQLGPRGITVNIVAPGVIDTDMHQGRLVGDALAWLSSQTPLGRLGTPQDVAGTVAFLACDDSRYITGHRLDVSGGTTI, encoded by the coding sequence GTGATCGACAGTCCGCAACGGCTGGCCGTCATCGTCGGCAGCGTCCGCGACGGCCGCCTCGGCCCTACCGTGGCCACCTGGTTCGCCGGCCAGGCCGCAGCCCGCCCAGACCTCGACGTCGACGTGATCGATCTGGCCGACGTGCCGATCGGGGCGGCGGCGCCGTCGATGTCCGCGCCGGAGCCGGTGCTGCGAGCCCTCGGCGAGCTGACCGCGCGGCTGGCGGCCGCCGACGCGTTCGTGGTGGTGACCCCCGAGTACAACCACAGCTATCCGGCCGCCCTGAAGAACGCCATCGACTGGCACAACCAGCAGTTCCACGCCAAGCCGGTGGCGTTCGTCTCCTACGGCGGCATCTCCGGAGGGCTGCGCGCGGTGGAGCACCTGCGTGCCGTCTTCGCCGAGCTGCACGCCGTCACCACCCGCGACACCGTCAGCTTCCACGGCGTCTGGGAGTGCTTCGACGGCAGCGGGCAGCCGAAGGACCCCGTCGGCCCGGCCGCGGCCGCCAAGACCCTCCTGGACCAGGTGACGTGGTGGGCGCGGATCCTGCGCGAGGCCAGAGCCACCACCCCTACACCGCATGAAGAGAAAGGCGTGATCATGATGGGATTGACCGGAAAGACGGCGTTGGTGACCGGCGCGAGCCGGGGCATCGGCCGCGCGATCGCCACCCGGCTGGCCCGCGAAGGCGCCCGGGTCGCCGTGCACTACGGCAGCGACCACGCGGCCGCCAAGGACACCGTCGCCACGATCGAAGCGGCCGGCGGAGTGGCCTTTTCCGTTCAGGCGAAGCTGGGCGCGCCCGGCGACGCCGAGGCCCTGTGGGCCGGCTTCGACGCCCACGCCGATGGGCTGGACATCCTGGTCAACAACGCGGGAATCCTCGGCGACCAGACCGAGATCGACGGCGTCACCCGGGAGGGTTTCGAGCACCTGTTCGCGGTCAACACCACCGCCCCGTTCTTCATCACCCAGCAAGCCGTGCCACGGCTGCGCGACAGCGGGCGGATCATCACGGTGGGCACCATGCTGACCCGGGGAGCGGCCATGCCCAGGGCGATCGACTACGCCATGTCCAAGGCCGCACTCGACGTTCTGACCACCGCCCTGGCCAAACAGCTCGGGCCGCGCGGCATCACGGTCAACATCGTGGCCCCCGGCGTCATCGACACCGACATGCACCAGGGACGCCTGGTGGGCGACGCCCTGGCCTGGCTGTCGTCGCAGACGCCCCTCGGGCGGCTGGGCACGCCGCAGGACGTGGCCGGCACCGTCGCCTTCCTGGCCTGCGACGACAGCCGCTACATCACCGGACACCGCCTCGACGTCTCAGGCGGGACGACCATTTGA
- a CDS encoding response regulator produces the protein MTIRVLVADDQDAAREALQLILDGEPDIDVIATAADGAEAVHQALWRRPDVVVMDLRMPGMDGIAAIDRLTGAESAPRVLALTTFDLDEYLFGALRAGAAGFLLKDSDPDVLIAAVHELHQGRGLIDPQVTGRLISRFAELSPRPATPELDLLTPREHHVLRLLARGLSNGEIAAACTIEEGTVKTHVNRILTKLGLRTRVHAAIYAYEHGIVTRDTP, from the coding sequence GTGACGATCCGGGTGCTGGTCGCCGACGATCAGGACGCGGCGCGGGAGGCGCTGCAGCTCATCCTCGACGGCGAACCCGACATCGACGTGATCGCGACGGCCGCCGACGGCGCCGAAGCGGTGCACCAGGCGCTGTGGCGACGGCCGGACGTGGTGGTGATGGACCTGCGGATGCCGGGCATGGACGGCATAGCCGCCATCGACCGCCTCACCGGCGCCGAATCCGCCCCCCGCGTGCTCGCCCTCACCACGTTCGACCTCGACGAGTACCTGTTCGGCGCGCTGCGCGCAGGAGCGGCCGGCTTCCTGCTCAAGGACAGCGACCCCGACGTGCTCATCGCGGCGGTCCATGAGCTGCACCAGGGCAGGGGGTTGATCGACCCGCAGGTCACCGGCCGCCTGATCAGCCGCTTCGCCGAACTGTCCCCGCGCCCCGCCACCCCCGAACTCGACTTACTGACCCCGCGCGAACACCACGTGCTACGCCTCCTGGCCCGAGGACTGAGCAATGGCGAGATCGCCGCCGCGTGCACCATCGAGGAAGGCACGGTCAAAACCCACGTCAACCGGATTCTCACCAAACTCGGCCTCCGGACCCGCGTGCACGCAGCGATCTACGCATACGAACACGGCATCGTCACCCGCGATACACCTTGA
- a CDS encoding sensor histidine kinase, which translates to MHWLREVLLVAGAATTAALLTALQGPVPADIPLLIVFSTGISLPLLIRRVLPLTAAVASAVIALAGMAQLHRWEGMLVPMAVFCTAVYYRSRRPALVLAVSTCWMAGIGMVINAGVLALTNMVIMTIAPVATGYALRLHRDRADQTLRVQRAEAERVLAEERNWLARNVHDSVGHHLTAIRLQAAAARRTRGDTSATRALEAISDLSLSALTEVRDLLRTLSEHPAALQPGTADLERLAGQLTSAGRTITLRRSGRGGVLPPAVDHTAYRVVQEALTNVVRHSDATEVTVHLRQDDHGLRVEVLDNGAPAPASQAEGQGIRGMRERVHLLHGTLSVGPVETGGWRVRADLPREGNAW; encoded by the coding sequence ATGCACTGGCTGAGGGAGGTTCTGCTCGTCGCCGGCGCCGCGACCACCGCGGCGCTGCTGACGGCGCTGCAAGGGCCGGTCCCGGCCGACATCCCCCTTCTGATCGTCTTCAGCACCGGCATCAGTCTCCCTCTGCTCATCCGGCGGGTGCTCCCGTTGACCGCCGCGGTGGCGTCCGCGGTGATCGCGCTGGCCGGAATGGCGCAGCTGCATCGCTGGGAGGGGATGCTGGTCCCGATGGCCGTGTTCTGTACGGCTGTCTACTACCGGTCGCGGCGTCCCGCTCTGGTGCTGGCGGTCTCCACATGCTGGATGGCGGGCATCGGCATGGTGATCAACGCGGGGGTACTGGCGCTCACCAACATGGTGATCATGACTATCGCCCCCGTGGCCACCGGCTACGCGCTGCGGCTGCACCGGGACCGGGCCGACCAGACGCTGCGCGTGCAGCGTGCCGAGGCGGAGCGCGTCCTGGCCGAGGAGCGCAACTGGCTGGCCAGGAACGTGCACGACAGCGTGGGCCACCACCTGACGGCGATCCGGCTGCAGGCCGCGGCGGCCCGGCGAACACGCGGTGACACCTCCGCGACCCGGGCCCTGGAAGCGATCTCGGACCTGTCGCTGTCGGCCCTGACGGAGGTACGCGACCTACTCCGGACGCTCAGCGAGCACCCGGCTGCCCTTCAGCCCGGCACCGCCGACCTGGAGCGGCTGGCCGGGCAGCTCACCTCCGCCGGCCGCACGATCACCCTGCGCCGCTCGGGGAGGGGAGGTGTTCTGCCGCCGGCCGTCGACCACACCGCCTACCGGGTGGTCCAGGAGGCACTGACGAACGTCGTGCGCCATTCGGACGCGACTGAGGTCACCGTCCACCTACGACAGGACGACCACGGCCTGCGCGTTGAGGTCCTCGACAACGGCGCCCCGGCGCCGGCGTCCCAGGCAGAGGGCCAGGGCATCCGCGGCATGCGGGAACGGGTGCACCTGCTCCACGGCACACTGTCGGTGGGACCGGTCGAAACGGGCGGCTGGCGGGTCCGCGCCGACCTGCCCAGGGAAGGGAACGCGTGGTGA
- a CDS encoding TetR/AcrR family transcriptional regulator, which yields MADEEPTSIWMQPERQERSGPGRRPGYSREQITRTAIRIADAEGVEATTMRRIACELGTGAMSLYRYVPRRHDLFDLMIDLAMGEIELPDSPSGDWRSDLTLLARQTRAAGLRHPWLIALLAGRPTLGPNLLRVHEFTLGAFDGIGLDIDDITGFADMLNDYIHSAIRREIGWLEEARRTGLDPERWKRDYIGPYVRQVVASGTFPLFNRTVLNSRTAHLAPDKRFQHGLDRILDAIAALITGATGIRQTPAASS from the coding sequence GTGGCCGACGAGGAACCGACCAGCATCTGGATGCAGCCGGAGCGGCAAGAACGCTCCGGGCCGGGACGGCGCCCCGGCTACAGCCGCGAGCAGATCACCCGAACGGCCATCCGGATCGCCGACGCCGAGGGGGTGGAGGCCACGACCATGCGGCGGATCGCGTGCGAACTGGGCACCGGCGCCATGTCCCTCTACCGCTACGTCCCCCGGCGCCACGACCTGTTCGACCTCATGATCGACCTGGCAATGGGGGAGATCGAGCTCCCCGACAGCCCTTCCGGTGACTGGCGATCCGACCTGACGCTGCTGGCCCGGCAGACCCGCGCCGCGGGCCTACGCCACCCCTGGCTCATCGCACTGCTCGCCGGCCGGCCGACCCTGGGCCCCAACCTGCTGCGCGTGCACGAGTTCACGCTCGGCGCGTTCGACGGGATCGGACTCGACATCGACGACATCACCGGCTTTGCCGACATGCTCAACGACTACATCCACAGCGCGATCCGCCGCGAGATCGGCTGGCTGGAGGAGGCCCGCCGCACCGGCCTGGACCCCGAACGCTGGAAACGGGACTACATCGGGCCGTACGTGCGCCAAGTCGTCGCATCCGGCACCTTCCCGCTGTTCAACCGAACGGTCCTGAACTCCCGCACCGCCCACCTCGCCCCCGACAAGCGCTTCCAGCACGGGCTCGACCGCATCCTCGACGCCATCGCCGCGCTCATCACCGGCGCCACCGGAATCCGGCAGACTCCGGCCGCGAGCTCCTGA